One Leishmania infantum JPCM5 genome chromosome 17 DNA window includes the following coding sequences:
- the ARL-1 gene encoding ADP-ribosylation factor-like protein 1: MGAWLTSLKQTLGLLPADRKIRVLMLGLDNAGKTSILYRLHLGDVVTTVPTVGVNLETLQYKNISFEVWDLGGQTGVRPYWRCYFSDTDAVIYVVDSTDRDRMGVAKHELYALLDEDELRKSLLLIFANKQDLPDAASEVEIAEQLGVSSIMNRTWTIVKSSSKTGDGLVEGMDWLVERLREQGIGA; the protein is encoded by the coding sequence ATGGGTGCGTGGCTGACAAGTCTGAAGCAGACACTTGGTCTGCTGCCAGCAGACCGCAAAATTCGTGTCTTGATGCTTGGCCTGGACAATGCGGGAAAGACTTCAATTCTCTATCGGCTACATCTTGGTGATGTGGTTACCACCGTCCCCACTGTGGGAGTCAACTTAGAAACTCTTCAGTACAAGAATATCTCCTTCGAAGTGTGGGACCTTGGCGGCCAAACGGGTGTGCGACCGTACTGGCGTTGCTACTTCAGCGACACAGACGCCGTCATCTACGTGGTGGACAGCACTGACAGGGATCGCATGGGCGTCGCCAAGCACGAACTGTACGCTCTCCTAGACGAGGACGAACTCAGAAAGAGTCTCTTGCTCATATTCGCCAACAAACAAGATTTGCCGGACGCCGCCAGTGAGGTAGAGATCGCCGAACAACTTGGTGTGTCGTCCATTATGAACCGTACGTGGACGATTGTTAAAAGCAGTTCAAAAACAGGTGATGGCCTGGTGGAGGGCATGGACTGGCTCGTGGAGCGGCTTCGCGAGCAAGGGATCGGCGCTTAG